In the genome of Meles meles chromosome 4, mMelMel3.1 paternal haplotype, whole genome shotgun sequence, one region contains:
- the LOC123940817 gene encoding keratin-associated protein 10-7-like encodes MAASTLSVCSSDRSYGSRVCLPGSCDACPDSWQVDDCPESCCEPPCCAPPCCAPSCLTLICTPASCGSSPCQSACTSSCQPSCCSSSPCQEDCCVSVCCQPVCCTPVCCKPVCCTPVCCKPVCCTPVCSGPSPCSASSCCQPSPCSSSCCRPSSCVSLLCRPVCGPVCCTPVCCQASPCTGSSCCQQSSCQPSCCSSSPCQEDCCKPACCTPVCCKPACCTPVCCKPVCCTPVCCKPVCCTPVCCKPVCCTPVCSGPSPCSASSCCQPSPCSSSCCRPSSCVSLLCRPVCRPACCVPASPCCAPASSCQPSCCRRASCVSLLCRPVGSHQACCVPAQTSCC; translated from the coding sequence ATGGCCGCGTCCACCCTGTCCGTCTGCTCCAGCGACCGCAGCTACGGCAGCCGCGTCTGCCTGCCCGGCTCCTGTGACGCCTGCCCCGACTCCTGGCAGGTGGACGACTGCCCAGAGAGCTGCTGCGAGCCCCCCTGCTGCGCCCCCCCCTGCTGTGCCCCCTCCTGCCTGACCCTCATCTGCACCCCTGCGAGCTGCGGGTCCAGCCCCTGCCAGTCAGCCTGCACCAGCTcctgccagccctcctgctgcagctcctccccctgccaggaagactgctgtgtgtctgtctgctgccagcccgtctgctgcacccctgtctgctgcaagcccgtctgctgcacccctgtctgctgcaagcccgtctgctgcacccctgtctgctctgggccctccccctgctcagcctcctcctgctgccagcccagcccctgctcctcGTCCTGCTGCAGACCATCCTCCTGCGTGTCCCTGCTCTGCCGCCCCGTGTGCGGGCccgtctgctgcacccctgtctgctgccAGGCCTCCCCCTGCACAGGCTCCTCATGCTGCCAGCAGTCTAgctgccagccctcctgctgcagctcctccccctgccaggaAGACTGCTGCAAGCCCGcctgctgcacccctgtctgtTGCAAGCCCGcctgctgcacccctgtctgtTGCAAGCccgtctgctgcacccctgtctgctgcaagcccgtctgctgcacccctgtctgctgcaagcccgtctgctgcacccctgtctgctctgggccctccccctgctcagcctcctcctgctgccagcccagcccctgctcctcGTCCTGCTGCAGACCGTCCTCCTGCGTGTCCCTGCTCTGCCGCCCCGTGTGCAGGCCCGCCTGCTGCGTGCCCGcctccccctgctgtgccccCGCTTCCTCCTGCCAGCCCAGCTGCTGCCGCCGGGCCTCCTGCGTGTCCCTGCTCTGCCGCCCCGTGGGCTCCCACCAGGCCTGCTGCGTGCCTGCCCAGACGTCCTGCTGCTGA
- the LOC123940878 gene encoding keratin-associated protein 12-1-like: MCHTSCSTGCQQACCVPSSCQTSCCVPSSCQTSSVCVPMSCKPAVCVPVSCKPAVCVPVSCKPVVYVAPSCQSSGDCQPSCPTLLCRPAPCGTPTCC, from the exons ATGTGCCACACCAGCTGCTCCACGGGCTGCCAGCAGGCCTGCTGCGTGCCCAGCTCCTGCCAGACGTCCTGCTGCGTGCCCAGCTCCTGCCAGACGTCCT CCGTGTGCGTGCCCATGAGTTGCAAGCCAGCCGTGTGCGTGCCCGTGAGCTGTAAGCCAGCTGTGTGCGTGCCCGTGAGCTGCAAGCCCGTTGTGTATGTGGCTCCCTcctgccagtcctctggggactgccagccctcctgccccaccctgctCTGCAGGCCTGCCCCCTGCGGCACCCCTACCTGCTGCTGA
- the LOC123939593 gene encoding keratin-associated protein 12-1-like, with protein MCHTSCSAGCQPASCTPGSCQTSCYVPVSCQPAVSVPVSCKPAVYVVPSSQSSVCVPVSCKPLVFMASSCQSSGGCQPSRPTLLYRPVSCSTPSCF; from the coding sequence ATGTGCCACACCAGCTGCTCCGCGGGCTGCCAGCCAGCCTCCTGCACCCCCGGCTCCTGCCAGACGTCCTGCTACGTGCCCGTGAGCTGCCAGCCCGCTGTGTCTGTGCCCGTGAGCTGCAAGCCCGCCGTGTACGTCGTCCCCTCCAGCCAGTCCTCCGTGTGTGTGCCCGTGAGCTGCAAGCCCCTCGTGTTCATGGCCTCCTCCTGCCAGTCCTCCGGGGGCTGCCAGCCCTCCCGCCCCACCCTGCTCTACAGACCCGTCTCCTGTAGCACCCCGTCCTGCTTCTGA